TTTTTTCCGAAAGTCACATAGTCCGTTATATCCGCAAACGCGATTTTGATGTAAACCTGCAGCACGTCCATCGCTTCAATAAACATTTCATTGACCATTTCTTTTTTAATGCGCCTGATTTCAGCAGCGACCTTTTCATTCTTTAACAGCCGGCTGCCCGTCACATGGGCGCTGTCCGGAGAATAGCCCGCTTTGATTGCCGACTGTGTGGCATTGAAGCTTTTGACGTAATACAGGCAAAACAGCCGCTGCCGTTCATTTAATTCATCACTATCTATCCGGCGCTGTTTTTGTTCGTTTCTGGCTTCAGAAAACAAGGCCTCTTTCCATTTGTCTTGTTTTTTCCAGATGCCGATTGTTTTCGCGGAAACGCCGATTGTCTCCGCGATCGCTTGATTTGTGATCTTTCCTTGATGTTGTTGATAGATTGCTAATGCTTGTTCGCGCTGTTGTGTTTTCATGCTACGGCATCACCGCCACCTCCGGCATGGATGTCTATTCATAAAAGCGGCTGATCCTGCCAGCCGCTTATGTGTCATGCTCTATTCACTTATAGGTGGCAAACGTATGACAAGCGTTCAGGCAAGCGATTGATTCATTTCTTCCTGCTGTCTTTGCATCTTGACGATCGCCCGTTTAATGGTCGTTTGCACAGTCGATTTTTTCACGCCGAGAAGATCAGCAATCCGTTCATAAGAAAAGCATTCTACCTTATGCAGCAAAAATATTTCTTTTTCCCTGTCCGTTAACAGGGATAACGCTTCTTGGATTCTCTCTCTGTCTTCTTCTGATACCTGTCCGTCCGGCTCAACCATCATAGCGCTGGAAAATGATTCGATGATTCTCGGATCCTTGATCATCAGCCGCTGGTACGCATCACGCCGGTCAATCGCCCGTCTGATGCCGGGCTGTCTTCCTTTTTCAAGCCATTCTGTTACATATTCCAGATCGGTAATCATGTTTCGGATGATTTTTTTATCCTTCAGCTCTTCAGCTGAGAGCATGGATTCATCTGCTTCCGCGAAGGGTTTATATTGAGTTCTCGTCTGTTTAAGCGTGCGTTTATATTCAAATAGTAAGTCTTGCATTCTATGATCCTCCTTATTTTGGACAAAAAAAACGGACACCAATCAACGCACAAATGCTGTGCAAGTTGATCAGTGTCCGCAGGCTTTCCGTCTTGGACGTATTCTTTTTTCGCTTTAATTTAATTTATAGCCGATTTCAAATTCCACGCGGGCAAGGTCTCCCTTTCTCGTTTCAACGAGCGTTTTTCCATGCTCCGGCGCTTCCGCAATCCATGCTTCCCGTTTGACGCCGTCCACAATAATCACATGGATTTTTCCCTCCTCCAGCTGGCTCTCCAGCGTGATGGAATTGATATTGACTAGTTTTTTAGGATCGATCATGTTTCTTTTCCTCCTTTTGGCGGTTCTGCGCTTGTGTTGGCTTTTTCTAATAGCTGAATGATGCGCTCTTTTGAATGAATAGAATTCCCTTTCAGAAAATCAAGAGCTGCTTGAGACGCTTCCAGCAGTTCTGGCGCAGCCGCCATTAAAGCGGCATTCATGTTTTGCGAATATGAGCTGAGGTCAAATACAGCAGCAATCAGCCTCCCGTTTGAATAGGGGAATCTTTCTTTTTCTTCTTCACTGTAAGCTGAATAAATATAGATCGGTTTTGTATCCCCGCACGGGACGGCACGCCACGGTGCGGGGCTTTTCTCTGCCTGTTTTGTTTTTTCCAATACCTTCACTTCCCGTCATCCTTATACCATTGTTCAATGTTTTTTTCCGTTTGCTTCGCCCGAAACAGCAAAGCTATGAAAGCAGTCAGCTTTTTAATCATGGATATTCAGCCTCGCTTTTCCCTCTGTCATCATTTCCTCCAGTTTTTGAATGACCGGCGTTAAATCAGTGCCGGAGCGGCAGTTCGGACATGGATGAAAAACGGCGCCAATGTCTGTATGCTCCACGATGACTTTCTTTGTCAGACAAAGCTCGCACATTATCTGGCCCCCTCCAATCTATGATTCAGCTCGCGGGCTGTTCCTTTGATAATCACTAAATAGTCACTGCACATTTCGTAGATTCTCGTCCCGAGCGCTTCATCAACCCGGACAAGTGTTTCGATCGTCAGCTCGCTCGAAAGCAAAATCGGTTTGTGATTTAAGTAGCGATAGTTGAGTACCGAATACATTTGCTCTAATTGCCAATCGGTGGCGCGGGGTTTGCCATTAACCGGTTTAAACAGGTCATCGATGAACAGCACATCTGCCTGCTTTATCCGGTTCAGCTTCGCTTCCAAAAGATCAAAATCATTTTTCAAATCGGTAAAGCCCTCCACAAACGGAAAATAAATGACCGGCACATGGCGTGTTTTCATCAAATCGTTGGCGGCAGCGGTCAAAAGATGCGTTTTCCCTGAGCCGGGCTGTCCTAAAAGGGCGATGCTATTTTTCCGGCTATCCTTGATTTGTTCATAATCCGCCACATACTCTTTTGTGCATTCAAACGCGTCTTCTATAGCCTGCGGCTTCCCCTCAATGCTGAACGCTTCGAAGCCCAGCTGTCTGAAGGCAGGGGTAATCTCACTGGTACCGAGGAGCCGCTTCACTTTCCGTTCTGCTATACAG
The Bacillus vallismortis genome window above contains:
- the xtmA gene encoding phage terminase small subunit, with the protein product MKTQQREQALAIYQQHQGKITNQAIAETIGVSAKTIGIWKKQDKWKEALFSEARNEQKQRRIDSDELNERQRLFCLYYVKSFNATQSAIKAGYSPDSAHVTGSRLLKNEKVAAEIRRIKKEMVNEMFIEAMDVLQVYIKIAFADITDYVTFGKKEVQAIGKSGPLFDEDDNPIMKEISYVDVKDSGLVDGTIVTEAKLGKEGIAIKLADKMKALEKLSLYFDLFPDQLKQKIENEKLKLAKQKAERTDDSQAPIEIMIKRKEGNP
- a CDS encoding sigma-70 family RNA polymerase sigma factor, translated to MQDLLFEYKRTLKQTRTQYKPFAEADESMLSAEELKDKKIIRNMITDLEYVTEWLEKGRQPGIRRAIDRRDAYQRLMIKDPRIIESFSSAMMVEPDGQVSEEDRERIQEALSLLTDREKEIFLLHKVECFSYERIADLLGVKKSTVQTTIKRAIVKMQRQQEEMNQSLA
- a CDS encoding XtrA/YqaO family protein; protein product: MIDPKKLVNINSITLESQLEEGKIHVIIVDGVKREAWIAEAPEHGKTLVETRKGDLARVEFEIGYKLN
- a CDS encoding ATP-binding protein, producing the protein MTKRTIEQILDELRRGRRPLLADKPAESDASRYDCPRCKDQGGYLIQQNGLEVWTRCSCIAERKVKRLLGTSEITPAFRQLGFEAFSIEGKPQAIEDAFECTKEYVADYEQIKDSRKNSIALLGQPGSGKTHLLTAAANDLMKTRHVPVIYFPFVEGFTDLKNDFDLLEAKLNRIKQADVLFIDDLFKPVNGKPRATDWQLEQMYSVLNYRYLNHKPILLSSELTIETLVRVDEALGTRIYEMCSDYLVIIKGTARELNHRLEGAR